The Nocardia vinacea genome contains the following window.
GTCGTCGCTCATCTTCCTGACCGGCATCGCGCTGGCCTACGCGGCCACCGGAACACTGAATCTGGCCCAGTTGGCGGTGCGAATGGGCCAGGTGCCCAACGGTATTCGGATGGCCGTCTACGCGGTGCTGCTGGTCGCCTTCGGCATCAAGGCGGCGGTCTTCCCGCTCTCGAACTGGCTGCCCGACTCCTACCCCACCGCACCCGCACCGGTGACTGCGGTCTTCGCGGGCCTGCTGACGAAAGTCGGTGTGTACGCGATCATCCGGACGCATTCCCTGCTGTTCCCCGACGGCGGATTCGACGATGTGCTGCTGGTCTGTGGCCTGCTCACCATGTTGGTCGGGATCTTCGGTGCGATCGCCCAGAGCGATATCCGGCGCCTGCTGTCGTTCACCCTGGTGAGCCATATCGGCTACATGGTGTTCGGTATCGGACTCTCCACCGCCGCAGGCCTTTCCGGTGCGGTGTTCTACGTGGCGCACCACATTCTGGTGCAGACGGCGCTGTTCCTGGTGGTCGGACTGATCGAGCGGCAGGCAGGATCGGTATCACTGCGACGACTGGGTGGTTTGGCGGCGGCCAGTCCGCTGCTGGCGATCCTGTTCCTGGTGCCCGCCTTGAATCTCGGTGGTATACCGCCGTTCTCGGGATTCATCGGGAAGGTCGCGCTGCTGCAGGCGGGTGCGGCAGCTGGCAGCGTACTGGCGTGGGTGCTGGTAGCAGGATCGGTAGTGACCAGCCTGCTGACGCTGTATGCCGTGGCGCGGGTGTGGAGCAAGGCGTTCTGGCGGCCGCGCATCGAGGCGCCGGAGGGGCATCTCACCGCGGCGAAACCACCGACGCTGGTGGAGGATTCGACCGATATGCTCTACGACGAACGCACCGATCCGGGACGCATGCCGCTTTTGATGGTTGGGTCGACAGCGGCGCTCGTGATGGTCGGTCTGTGTCTGACCGTATTCGCCGGTCCGATTCTGCGCATCGCGGACCGCGCCGCCGACGACCTGAGCAATCCGGCGGTGTATGTCGGTGCGGTGCTCGGCAATTCGCATGCCGACGCGAAGGGGACGAACCGATGAGCACCGCACGTAGCCTTGTCCCGAATCGATCGACGGTCGTGCGCGTCGGTGTGCTGTTGTGGCTGACGGCCGTGTGGTTGACGCTCTGGGGCGATCTCAGCGTGGGCAATCTGCTGGCCGGTCTCGTGGTCGGTGCGTTGATCATGTTGACCCTGCCACTGCCGCGCGTCCC
Protein-coding sequences here:
- a CDS encoding Na+/H+ antiporter subunit D; this encodes MSLLTTLAPLPVLVPLLGAAGTLVFGRQPRIQRSVMLFVLSVVVAICGMLLYLVDRDGTTALQVGGWGTPIGITLVVDRLSAAMLLVSAIVLLAVSVYGAGQNIRDGDDRQPTSIYRPTYLVLTAGVSAAFLAGDLFNLFVGFEILLAASFVLLTVGATADRIRAGIAYVMVSMVSSLIFLTGIALAYAATGTLNLAQLAVRMGQVPNGIRMAVYAVLLVAFGIKAAVFPLSNWLPDSYPTAPAPVTAVFAGLLTKVGVYAIIRTHSLLFPDGGFDDVLLVCGLLTMLVGIFGAIAQSDIRRLLSFTLVSHIGYMVFGIGLSTAAGLSGAVFYVAHHILVQTALFLVVGLIERQAGSVSLRRLGGLAAASPLLAILFLVPALNLGGIPPFSGFIGKVALLQAGAAAGSVLAWVLVAGSVVTSLLTLYAVARVWSKAFWRPRIEAPEGHLTAAKPPTLVEDSTDMLYDERTDPGRMPLLMVGSTAALVMVGLCLTVFAGPILRIADRAADDLSNPAVYVGAVLGNSHADAKGTNR